The following are from one region of the Etheostoma spectabile isolate EspeVRDwgs_2016 chromosome 15, UIUC_Espe_1.0, whole genome shotgun sequence genome:
- the LOC116702603 gene encoding ADP-ribosylation factor-like protein 4D — MGNQLTEIAPNSTFLPSFQSLHVVVIGLDSAGKTSLLYRLKLREFVETIPTKGFNMERIKVPMGNSKTNSTTFQVWDVGGQDKLRPLWKSYTRRTDGLVFVVDAAEPERMEEAKVELHRISRSAENQGVPVLVLANKQDLDGAVSASEVEKVLALHELSSSTLHHTQGCSALDGQGLQPGLEKLYDMILKRKKMLRHSKKKR; from the exons ATGGGGAACCAGTTAACAGAAATTGCCCCGAACAGCACGTTCCTCCCCAGCTTCCAGTCTCTCCACGTCGTGGTAATCGGCTTGGACTCCGCAGGGAAAACTTCCCTCCTCTACAGACTCAAGCTACGGGAGTTTGTTGAGACGATCCCCACCAAAGGCTTCAACATGGAGCGGATTAAAGTGCCCATGGGCAACTCGAAAACCAACAGCACCACGTTCCAGGTGTGGGATGTCGGCGGCCAGGACAAACTTCGGCCCCTCTGGAAGTCGTACACCCGGAGGACCGACGGGCTGGTGTTCGTGGTGGACGCAGCCGAGCCAGAGCGCATGGAGGAGGCCAAGGTGGAGCTCCATCGGATCAGCCGCTCGGCGGAGAACCAGGGGGTGCCCGTGCTGGTTCTGGCAAACAAACAGGACCTGGATGGAGCTGTGTCAGCTTCAGAG GTGGAGAAGGTTCTGGCTCTCCATGAGCTGAGCTCGTCCACGCTGCACCACACACAGGGCTGCTCGGCGCTGGATGGTCAGGGCCTGCAGCCCGGCCTGGAGAAGCTCTACGACATGATCctgaagaggaagaagatgCTCCGACACAGCAAGAAGAAGAGATGA